From Halichondria panicea chromosome 12, odHalPani1.1, whole genome shotgun sequence, a single genomic window includes:
- the LOC135345549 gene encoding DBH-like monooxygenase protein 2 homolog, whose protein sequence is MKGLLLLALLVHCAYGAHDLNEEYRFSADLSPSYKLHWSFDLQAGTIAFAVNVSTTGWVGFGLSPNGQMPGSDVIIGWVDQTGAVQFMDRYATGRFLPPVDLSQDWFLVSGEEENGYTILEFTRNLTSCDMNDLNIEADTARVIWSYRSSDPTSESDIRGHEVAGSTSLNLLGGLPQERVEPNSADFTILTSNVTIPAVDTTYWCVVSELPSEVREQERYVYKISPEISANSSANVHHIIIYQCNELNNTFLGDSAVCEDTHIDIRSCRGSEILAAWAVGGEDFVFPPEVALPIGGENSRRYILIEMHYDNPDLQTGVVDNSGIRFTYSSNRPEHEAGTLGLGGPIDPHLIIPPGTPDFTINAFCSRECTQAHLPSEGIQVFGNLLHTHLAGHGLVVDHFRDAECGLVEQLEPIDENKRYDFNYQQYTILPKTVTVLPGDEIKISCFYGTSDKSQVTLGGQSTRDEMCFSFLYYYPKTELTYCRSLPVADAYEEFARQYINSSMHDVLSQSFLAGDHDAARPILNTVEWSQEAIDALQRIYLESPQGSFCRNGSGFIYTNNDDIPNADQCPYVSPDTCTGEPGSQGRCCSQLGSGSTTLSQLSTLAVLFIVLSISLFY, encoded by the exons ATGAAGGGCTTGCTTTTACTTGCTCTTCTTGTTCACTGTGCATATGGTGCACATGATCTCAATGAGGAGTACAGATTCTCTGCTGATCTGAGTCCTTCCTACAAACTTCACTGGAGTTTCGATCTGCAAGCAGGAACTATTGCGTTTGCAGTGAATGTGAGCACCACGGGATGGGTTGGCTTCGGACTGTCTCCTAATGGACAAATGCCCGGATCAGATGTGATTATCGGGTGGGTAGACCAAACTGGAGCGGTTCAATTTATG GACCGATATGCCACTGGTAGATTCCTACCTCCAGTGGACCTTAGTCAAGACTGGTTTCTGGTCAGCGGAGAGGAAGAAAATGGCTACACAATACTGGAGTTCACTAGGAACCTCACTTCTTGTGATATGAATGACCTGAACATAGAG GCTGACACAGCCAGGGTGATTTGGAGCTATCGCTCAAGTGATCCAACCAGTGAGAGTGACATTCGTGGACATGAGGTGGCAGGCTCCACAAGTCTCAACCTTCTTGGAGGACTGCCTCAAGAAAGAGTAGAACCAAACTCTGCTGACTTTACCATCCTCACTAGCAAT gtgaCCATTCCAGCTGTAGACACAACCTATTGGTGTGTGGTCAGTGAATTACCTTCTGAAGTCAGAGAACAAGAGAGATACGTATACAAG ATTTCTCCTGAGATATCAGCAAACAGTTCTGCAAACGTTCATCATATCATCATCTATCAGTGCAACGAGTTGAACAACACTTTCCTTGGAGACAGCGCTGTGTGTGAAGACACTCATATTGATATCAGATCTTGCAGAGGGAGTGAAATCCTTGCTGCATGGGCAGTAGGAGGAGAG GATTTTGTATTCCCACCTGAAGTGGCTCTGCCAATAGGCGGTGAAAACTCTAGAAGATACATCCTCATTGAAATGCATTATGACAACCCAGATCTTCAAACAG GGGTTGTTGACAACTCTGGAATTCGATTCACGTACTCGAGCAATCGTCCTGAACACGAAGCTGGGACGCTAGGCTTGGGTGGACCAATTGACCCTCATCTGATCATCCCACCAGGAACACCTGACTTCACAATCAACGCATTTTGTTCCCGCGAATGCACCCAAGCA CATCTACCTTCTGAGGGCATTCAAGTGTTTGGAAATTTGCTCCATACTCATCTTGCAG GACATGGGTTGGTGGTGGATCACTTTAGAGATGCTGAGTGTGGACTCGTGGAGCAGCTGGAGCCTATCGATGAAAACAAACGCTATGACTTCAACTACCAGCAATACACCATCCTACCCAAAACAGTCACTGTGTTGCCT GGAGATGAAATAAAAATAAGCTGTTTCTATGGTACTTCTGACAAATCTCAAgtaacactg GGTGGTCAAAGCACAAGAGATGAGATGTGCTTCAGTTTTCTGTACTACTACCCAAAAACTGAGCTGACTTATTGCAGGTCCTTGCCTGTTGCAGATGCATATGAGGAATTTGCAAGACAATACATAAA CTCATCAATGCACGACGTCCTTTCTCAGAGTTTTCTCGCTGGAGATCACGATGCTGCTCGACCAATTCTGAACACTGTGGAGTGGAGCCAGGAGGCCATTGATGCTCTACAAAGGATCTACCTTGAGAGCCCTCAGGGCAGCTTTTGCAGA AATGGGAGTGGTTTCATATACACGAATAATGATGACATCCCTAATGCTGATCAATGTCCCTATGTCTCCCCTGACACTTGCACGGGTGAGCCTGGCTCTCAAGGAAGGTGCTGTAGCCAGCTGGGGTCAGGGTCCACCACACTCAGCCAACTGTCGACACTAGCTGTGCTATTTATTGTACTGTCAATCTCTCTGTTTTACTAG
- the LOC135345573 gene encoding heme A synthase COX15-like produces MMALLCRRLSYCKNQVSFFNTAKITRSRFSSFASTQPVHRAWSYSLKRLLSSSPSSSTQRVVGWWLVGCCGLISGSVLIGGLTRLTESGLSMTQWHLLKGMKPPSSQEQWEKEFQRYKEFPEYKYVHQDLTLSGFKKIFYLEYAHRMWGRLVGLAIIIPAVGFWARGRFGRALKTRASLYIGLVVCQGLLGWWMVKSGLKQKDDLSEVPRVSQYRLAAHLGMALLLYSSMLYTGLGLLAPPKIATPSKALTRLRQFAHGSTALVFLTALSGAFVAGLDAGLVYNSFPKMGGKWIPEDLMSKSPAIKNVTENPTMTQFNHRLLGTTTLCFLVSTFALARGVGLPPRARLAASCMAGMCLVQVGLGISTLLWFVPTPLAAAHQTGSVALLSFALWLMSELRKKVPKL; encoded by the exons ATGATGGCACTGCTGTGCAGAAGACTGAGCTACTGCAAAAACCAAGTATCATTTTTCAATACAGCAAAG ATAACCCGATCAAGATTCTCCAGTTTTGCATCGACTCAACCTGTGCATAGAGCATGGTCTTATTCGCTCAAGCGACTACTAAGCTCCTCCCCATCTAGCAGCACGCAGCGAGTGGTGGGGTGGTGGTTAGTGGGATGCTGTGGTCTTATTAGCGGCTCTGTTCTGATTGGTGGATTGACTCGGCTGACAGAGAGTGGCCTATCCATGACTCAATGGCACCTCCTCAAGGGCATGAAGCCACCGTCCAGTCAAGAGCAGTGGGAGAAAGAGTTCCAGAGATACAAGGAGTTCCCAGAATATAAATA TGTACATCAAGACCTGACCTTGAGTGGATTCAAGAAGATATTCTACTTGGAGTATGCACACCGCATGTGGGGCCGTCTGGTCGGCCTCGCCATTATCATCCCAGCCGTGGGTTTCTGGGCTCGCGGGAGATTTGGACGAGCGCTCAAAACTAGAGCCAGCCTTTACATAGGACTAGTTGTTTGTCAGGGCTTACTGGGATGGTGGATGGTGAAGAGTGGTCTCAAACAAAAGGACGACTTGAGTGAAGTACCTCGTGTTAGTCAGTACCGGTTAGCAGCTCACTTAGGGATGGCTCTGCTGCTGTACTCAAGCATGCTGTATACCGGGCTGGGACTGTTGGCGCCTCCTAAGATTGCCACACCTTCTAAAGCATTGACACGGCTGAGGCAGTTTGCACACGGGTCTACTGCTCTAGTGTTTCTCACTGCATTGTCAG GTGCCTTTGTGGCCGGCCTCGATGCTGGGCTAGTCTACAACTCCTTCCCTAAGATGGGAGGCAAGTGGATACCTGAGGACTTGATGTCCAAGTCTCCCGCTATAAAGAATGTCACGGAGAACCCCACCATGACTCAGTTCAACCACAGACTACTg GGTACTACGACGCTGTGTTTCCTTGTGTCCACCTTTGCCCTAGCTCGAGGAGTGGGTCTACCACCGAGAGCTAGACTAGCAGCCAGCTGCATGGCCGGGATGTGCCTCGTTCAG GTTGGACTGGGCATCTCCACGCTCCTCTGGTTTGTGCCCACCCCCCTGGCCGCTGCTCACCAGACCGGATCAGTTGCACTCCTGTCATTTGCACTATGGTTGATGAGCGAACTTAGGAAGAAAGTACCAAAACTCTGA